One window of the Romeriopsis navalis LEGE 11480 genome contains the following:
- a CDS encoding PAS domain-containing protein — MVDTLNHPPISIPGYTLTEKIYAKNHVEVYRGFADNDRAQSEQPIGSEAIEPEPVRPVVIKVLRSPYPSFNALVHFRNQYIIAKNLNIPGIIRPLALVPWNHSYALVMEDVGGIDLRKYGKAHDRLSVAQVLNIALQMADILHHLSQYRVLHKDINPANILIQPDTHQVWLMDFSLASLLPKEIQELQSPNSLEGTLAYIAPEQTGRMNRGIDYRADFYSLGVTLYELLAGELPFQSNDPMGLIHCHIAKTPVPTCALSAAIPKPLSDIVLKLMAKNAEDRYQSALGLKYDLQQCLHQWETSGRIEGVELGQRDLCDRFIIPEKLYGREAEVKTLLDAFERVAQGRSELMLVAGFSGIGKTAVVNEVHKPITRQKGYFIKGKFDQLNRNIPFSAFVQAFRSLIGQLLGETDVILADWKTKILTAVGDSGQVLIEVIPELELVIGVQPAVPELSGAAAQNRFNLLFGKFVQVFAKPEHPLVIFLDDLQWVDSASLNLLKTLMTESQSGHLLILGAYRDNEVSPAHSLVLALEDLKTQGAWVRTLTLEQLKLSDATQLVSDTLLHDIHRTASLSELIYQETQGNPFFITQLLQGLYDDGQIYFDIEARYWHCDFTQLSLNEDVVTFMGTRLRKLPKQTQEVLKVASCVGNQFDLATLAVVCERAQEQLAEDLWPALQLGLVLPESQIYKLFLRNSQTDERLQSSSQPLHLKYYFLHDRVQQAAYSLIPQSEREIVHYQIGQLLSKDQSQKSLEEKIFDIVGHFNLCETLIVKQSDRDELTHLNLIAGTRAKKSIAYQASLDYAKKGLSLLGENSWERRYQLTLDLHNLATESAYLTGDGSMTEQFTIEIKNHARQALDKVPSARTQIQLYASQHNYGLAITTAREILEELGVDLPSASSFEQVQQEYRKFQPYISQFSFESIVKLPLLKDPQKLAVAQLLLALGAPTIISDTNLFWLITLKLVRFSLENGNSPYSAYAYSSYGILVGLIDQDIEKYYQFGQLSLKVVDIFPQNPTKTRILNVVGAYTSYLKSHLRDARPLFSQAYALCLENGDFEYGGYSMQSKCQNLFFCGEMLASLQVEIISAHQAAQRLNHAHAKRLIKMLNQITSKLMAELGQPEDLESDAFDLEESVNSMIEDKDFFGLHHLYLYQSILQYLFSRQDQALLSIQLVQDNLDSVSGWPTEYIFYFYDSLICLSQINASSLIEETLDDQYLEKVRRNQEKYKIWASHAPMNFQHKYDLVEAERHRVLGNRVEALEFYDQAIAGAKKHQYLQEEALANELAAKFYIDWGKDRVAADYLQEAYYCYDRWGARAKTDDLEKRYPQLLQPILQPATESSDTLATLSSIAPVNLSTHASSNVTSTSTGGINQKFDLATVFKTSQLLTESIDLDELLEKLSRIMLQTSGTDHCAIIMPDGQENWQVRARATLEAMNLTPEPLDNRSALPVQLIQYVKNTQEMVVLDDANDDAVLVASHFRPHQSWSALGAPMLHRGRLIGVLYLQNESTTGVFTRDRITVINFLCAQSAIALDNAQLYRHLEQRVEERTQALQQSQGALAKLNHELEARVRERTAQLAASEGRLKTLFNQAADAVLLWGDKGFVDCNQAALDLFQYPSKDELLALQPYQVSPERQPDGQLSEDKAQVMMEHALERGSARFEWLHQRFDGENSWTEVTLTSIGYQEERLFHCTVRDVSDRKAAEQALKDTQAQFHRMTENVPGMIFRYVRHADGQDEMTYASSQVRELFEVEPEIALQNTVWDRIHPDDVPQISHKIQVSAETLEASEITYRVVLPQKGIRWVKNFASVERLDNGDTVWEGIVVDITDRKQAEEQLKALSQRLELALESAEIGIWEWNFHDDCLSWDDRMFEIYGISPETFEGTYQSFERCVHPDDLEQIRQKEQQEAKNPVHIEFRVIRPDGSIRHVASTVLKQYNHQGQPIRAVGTNIDITKRKHYEQQLQTLSNKLELAIESAQLGIWECNFQNHHLSWDDRMFEIYGISPETFEGTYQDWERLVHPDDLEQAQLKEGDKNPIFKEFRVVRSDGSIRHVMSTIVLQSDEHGQLIRAVGTNIDITERKKAELALQKTEAQFRRMTENVPGMIYRYVLRLDGSDGLTYVSSQVREIFELEPEAALQNITLIWERFQPDDIAKLQVSLQKSAVTLKPHSEEFRLLLPQKGLRWIQIMCRPERLENGDVAWYGVVVDISDRKQTEAKLQRTNEELIRATRMKDEFLANMSHELRTPLNAILGMTEGLEEGIFGEVNERQLNAINITNKSGSHLLELINEILDLAKIESGQVELVYAEVSVLYLCESSLTFVRQQAMKQNVHLHLKVPSHLPNIEVDERRMRQVLINLLNNAVKFTPEGGHVTLIVEPIPANITHDQDYLKLTIADTGIGIAPENLPKLFQPFIQIDSSLNRQYEGTGLGLALVKQIVELHGGDVTITSELNVGSHFMIELPYSTFSREGSANSQAASDLSLPMPEISSPKVSPLLLLAEDNEASIQTISSYLAAKGYRLAVAQNGEAAIELAQSELPDLILMDIQMPGMDGLVATQHIRQISALSQTPIVALTALAMEGDEERCLAAGADRYMSKPIRLRQLALLIQELLNPCGS; from the coding sequence ATGGTGGATACCCTTAATCACCCCCCTATATCAATTCCAGGGTATACCTTGACAGAAAAGATCTACGCAAAGAATCACGTAGAGGTGTATCGGGGCTTTGCCGACAACGATCGAGCACAGTCAGAACAGCCTATTGGCTCAGAGGCGATTGAGCCTGAACCAGTACGTCCAGTTGTAATTAAGGTATTGCGATCGCCATACCCCAGCTTTAACGCGCTCGTTCATTTTCGTAATCAGTACATCATTGCGAAGAATCTGAACATTCCTGGCATTATTCGTCCCCTGGCATTAGTTCCCTGGAACCACAGCTATGCGTTGGTCATGGAAGATGTCGGTGGGATCGACCTCCGGAAATATGGCAAAGCCCACGATCGTCTTTCCGTCGCTCAGGTGCTGAACATTGCTCTACAGATGGCGGATATCCTGCATCACCTCAGTCAGTATCGAGTTCTACACAAGGACATCAATCCAGCTAATATCCTGATTCAGCCAGACACTCACCAAGTCTGGCTGATGGACTTTAGTCTCGCCTCCCTACTGCCCAAGGAAATCCAGGAACTCCAAAGTCCCAATTCATTAGAAGGCACCCTGGCCTACATCGCACCTGAGCAGACCGGGCGCATGAACCGGGGCATTGATTACCGTGCCGATTTCTACAGTCTGGGAGTAACACTGTACGAATTACTCGCTGGGGAACTTCCCTTCCAGAGCAATGACCCCATGGGGCTTATCCATTGCCACATTGCTAAGACACCTGTGCCAACCTGTGCTCTCTCTGCCGCTATCCCCAAACCGCTCTCCGATATTGTCCTCAAACTAATGGCTAAAAATGCTGAGGACCGCTATCAGAGTGCCTTGGGGCTAAAGTATGATTTGCAGCAGTGTTTGCATCAATGGGAGACATCGGGACGGATTGAGGGAGTTGAGCTAGGGCAGCGAGACTTGTGTGACCGCTTCATCATTCCTGAGAAGCTCTACGGACGAGAAGCGGAAGTCAAAACCCTGCTTGATGCCTTCGAGCGCGTTGCTCAGGGCCGCTCAGAGCTCATGCTCGTGGCGGGCTTTTCTGGCATCGGTAAGACTGCCGTGGTGAATGAAGTCCACAAACCAATCACTCGGCAGAAGGGCTATTTCATCAAAGGTAAGTTTGATCAACTCAACCGCAATATTCCCTTCTCTGCGTTTGTCCAGGCATTCCGCAGCTTAATAGGTCAGTTATTAGGGGAAACGGATGTCATTCTTGCAGATTGGAAAACCAAGATTTTGACAGCGGTTGGCGACAGTGGCCAAGTCTTGATTGAGGTGATTCCTGAGTTAGAGCTGGTCATTGGCGTCCAGCCTGCGGTTCCCGAATTGTCTGGAGCTGCGGCTCAAAATCGCTTTAATCTGCTCTTTGGTAAGTTTGTTCAGGTTTTTGCCAAGCCAGAGCATCCCTTGGTCATCTTTTTGGACGATCTCCAGTGGGTGGACTCCGCTTCGCTCAACTTACTCAAAACCTTAATGACTGAGTCTCAGTCAGGCCATCTCCTTATCCTGGGGGCCTATCGAGATAATGAAGTTTCTCCAGCTCACTCGCTGGTCTTGGCCTTAGAAGACCTCAAGACCCAAGGGGCATGGGTTAGAACGCTGACACTGGAGCAACTCAAACTAAGCGATGCGACTCAATTGGTGTCCGATACGCTGTTACACGACATCCATCGCACTGCATCACTATCGGAGTTAATTTATCAGGAGACCCAAGGCAACCCATTTTTTATCACTCAGTTGCTTCAGGGACTCTATGACGATGGCCAAATTTACTTTGATATTGAGGCTAGATATTGGCACTGTGACTTCACTCAGCTATCCCTCAATGAAGATGTGGTTACATTTATGGGAACTCGGTTGCGGAAGCTGCCAAAGCAGACCCAGGAGGTTTTGAAAGTTGCATCTTGTGTGGGCAACCAGTTTGACTTGGCGACTCTGGCAGTTGTGTGTGAACGTGCTCAGGAGCAGTTGGCTGAGGATTTATGGCCAGCACTCCAACTTGGGCTAGTGCTGCCGGAGAGCCAAATATATAAGTTATTTCTAAGAAATAGCCAAACTGATGAACGGTTGCAAAGCTCATCTCAACCGTTGCATTTGAAGTATTACTTTCTCCACGATCGCGTGCAACAGGCCGCTTATTCTCTCATCCCGCAATCCGAAAGAGAAATCGTACATTACCAAATTGGTCAACTCTTGAGTAAAGACCAATCTCAGAAAAGCCTAGAAGAAAAGATATTTGATATCGTTGGCCACTTCAACCTTTGTGAAACATTAATTGTCAAACAGTCTGATCGTGATGAATTGACTCACTTAAATTTGATTGCTGGAACAAGAGCCAAAAAATCAATTGCTTATCAAGCCAGCCTTGACTATGCGAAAAAGGGGTTGTCTTTATTGGGGGAAAACTCTTGGGAGAGAAGGTATCAGCTCACGCTAGATCTACATAATTTAGCGACCGAGTCAGCCTACTTAACTGGTGATGGCTCAATGACGGAGCAATTCACAATTGAAATCAAAAATCATGCCAGACAGGCTTTAGATAAAGTCCCCTCGGCACGAACTCAAATTCAATTGTATGCTTCCCAGCACAACTATGGTTTAGCCATTACAACTGCAAGAGAGATATTAGAAGAGTTAGGTGTTGATCTGCCTAGCGCTTCTAGTTTTGAGCAGGTTCAGCAGGAGTATAGGAAGTTCCAACCCTATATTAGTCAGTTCAGCTTTGAGTCAATAGTGAAACTACCGCTGCTGAAAGATCCCCAAAAGCTGGCAGTGGCTCAACTCTTACTTGCCCTTGGTGCGCCTACAATCATCAGTGACACAAATTTGTTTTGGCTGATTACACTAAAACTCGTTAGATTTTCACTCGAAAATGGAAACTCTCCCTACTCAGCCTATGCCTATTCTTCTTATGGAATTCTGGTTGGTTTAATCGATCAAGATATTGAGAAATACTATCAGTTTGGTCAACTAAGTCTTAAAGTCGTAGACATTTTTCCACAAAACCCAACCAAAACTCGCATATTAAATGTTGTAGGAGCTTACACAAGCTATCTTAAATCGCATTTACGGGATGCACGACCCTTATTTTCTCAAGCATATGCTCTTTGCCTAGAAAATGGTGATTTTGAATATGGTGGATATTCAATGCAGTCCAAATGTCAAAATCTCTTTTTCTGTGGTGAGATGTTGGCATCTCTACAGGTTGAAATTATTTCAGCGCATCAGGCAGCCCAAAGACTAAACCATGCTCATGCAAAGAGACTTATTAAGATGCTGAATCAAATTACTTCTAAATTAATGGCTGAACTGGGGCAGCCTGAGGACTTGGAAAGTGATGCATTTGATTTAGAAGAATCTGTCAATTCCATGATAGAAGATAAAGACTTCTTCGGTCTGCACCACCTTTATCTGTATCAGTCAATCCTACAATATCTATTTTCTCGTCAAGATCAGGCCTTGCTTTCGATTCAGCTTGTTCAAGACAATCTAGACAGCGTAAGTGGATGGCCAACAGAATACATTTTTTATTTTTATGACTCTCTGATCTGTTTGAGCCAGATTAATGCATCAAGTCTTATAGAGGAAACATTAGACGATCAGTATTTAGAAAAAGTACGAAGGAACCAGGAGAAATATAAGATTTGGGCCAGCCACGCCCCCATGAATTTTCAGCATAAATATGATTTGGTGGAGGCTGAAAGACATCGCGTTCTAGGTAATAGAGTAGAGGCCCTAGAGTTTTATGATCAGGCGATCGCCGGCGCAAAGAAACACCAGTACCTCCAAGAAGAAGCCCTGGCCAATGAACTAGCGGCTAAATTCTACATCGACTGGGGCAAAGACAGAGTCGCTGCAGACTATCTGCAAGAGGCCTACTACTGCTATGACCGTTGGGGAGCCAGGGCTAAAACCGATGACTTAGAAAAACGCTACCCCCAGCTACTTCAGCCCATTCTTCAACCAGCAACAGAATCCTCAGATACCCTCGCAACCCTGAGCAGCATTGCTCCAGTCAATCTATCCACCCATGCTTCTTCCAACGTCACCTCAACCTCAACTGGGGGAATCAACCAAAAGTTTGATCTGGCTACGGTTTTCAAAACATCCCAGCTTCTCACGGAAAGCATTGACCTAGATGAGTTGCTAGAGAAACTCTCTCGAATAATGTTGCAAACCTCTGGAACCGACCACTGTGCCATCATCATGCCCGATGGCCAAGAAAACTGGCAGGTGAGGGCTAGGGCAACATTAGAGGCGATGAACCTCACGCCAGAGCCCTTGGACAATCGTTCAGCATTACCCGTTCAATTGATTCAGTACGTTAAAAACACCCAAGAGATGGTCGTTTTGGATGATGCCAATGATGATGCCGTCTTAGTGGCCTCTCACTTCCGCCCTCATCAATCTTGGAGTGCCTTGGGTGCCCCCATGCTCCACCGGGGGAGACTCATCGGTGTTCTTTACTTGCAGAACGAATCCACGACGGGAGTATTCACCCGCGATCGCATCACCGTCATTAACTTCCTCTGCGCCCAATCCGCGATCGCCCTCGACAATGCACAGCTTTATCGGCATCTGGAGCAGCGTGTCGAAGAACGCACTCAAGCCCTACAGCAAAGTCAAGGAGCCCTTGCAAAGCTGAACCATGAATTGGAAGCACGAGTGAGGGAGCGCACAGCTCAGCTTGCTGCCTCAGAAGGCCGTCTCAAAACTCTGTTTAATCAAGCTGCCGATGCTGTCCTTTTATGGGGAGATAAAGGATTTGTAGATTGCAACCAGGCAGCCCTTGACCTCTTCCAATATCCGAGCAAAGACGAGTTATTAGCCCTCCAACCATATCAAGTCTCCCCAGAAAGGCAGCCGGATGGTCAACTTTCTGAAGATAAGGCTCAAGTCATGATGGAGCATGCCTTGGAAAGGGGGAGTGCTCGTTTTGAGTGGCTTCATCAACGCTTCGATGGAGAAAATTCCTGGACTGAGGTGACTCTTACCTCAATTGGATATCAAGAGGAAAGGTTATTCCACTGTACGGTGAGAGATGTTAGCGATCGCAAAGCGGCTGAACAGGCTCTAAAAGATACTCAGGCTCAGTTCCACCGGATGACGGAAAATGTGCCGGGGATGATTTTTCGCTATGTTCGCCATGCTGATGGTCAGGACGAAATGACCTATGCAAGTTCCCAGGTGCGGGAGCTGTTTGAAGTTGAACCCGAGATTGCCCTGCAAAATACCGTTTGGGATAGAATCCATCCCGACGATGTGCCCCAAATCAGCCATAAAATCCAGGTTTCAGCCGAAACACTGGAAGCATCCGAAATTACCTATCGGGTCGTTTTGCCGCAAAAAGGGATTCGTTGGGTCAAGAATTTTGCCAGTGTAGAGCGATTGGACAATGGCGATACAGTTTGGGAAGGCATTGTTGTTGATATTACCGATCGCAAACAAGCAGAAGAGCAGCTAAAAGCCTTGTCACAACGCCTCGAACTGGCCCTAGAAAGTGCAGAAATCGGCATCTGGGAGTGGAACTTCCACGACGATTGTCTTTCCTGGGATGACCGGATGTTTGAAATCTATGGCATCTCACCCGAAACATTTGAAGGGACTTACCAGAGCTTTGAAAGGTGTGTCCATCCGGATGATTTAGAACAGATCAGACAGAAGGAACAGCAAGAGGCTAAAAATCCTGTTCACATAGAGTTTCGAGTGATCCGACCGGATGGTTCAATTCGGCATGTTGCTTCCACCGTCTTAAAGCAATATAACCACCAGGGACAACCGATACGGGCAGTAGGAACCAATATTGATATCACTAAGCGCAAGCACTATGAGCAACAATTACAGACGCTATCAAACAAGCTAGAACTTGCCATTGAGTCAGCTCAGCTCGGCATTTGGGAATGTAACTTCCAGAACCATCATCTTTCCTGGGATGACCGAATGTTTGAGATCTATGGCATATCGCCCGAAACATTTGAGGGTACTTACCAGGACTGGGAAAGGTTAGTCCATCCGGATGATTTGGAACAGGCACAACTGAAGGAAGGCGATAAAAACCCTATTTTTAAAGAGTTCAGAGTTGTCAGATCGGATGGTTCCATTCGACATGTCATGTCCACAATTGTCCTTCAATCTGATGAGCATGGACAACTGATAAGGGCAGTAGGAACCAACATTGATATTACCGAGCGCAAGAAAGCAGAGCTAGCCCTCCAAAAGACTGAGGCTCAATTCCGTCGCATGACGGAGAATGTACCAGGGATGATCTATCGCTATGTCCTACGTCTTGATGGTAGCGATGGACTCACTTATGTTAGTTCCCAGGTACGTGAAATCTTTGAGCTTGAACCTGAAGCAGCTCTCCAAAATATCACTTTGATATGGGAAAGGTTCCAGCCAGATGATATTGCCAAATTGCAAGTTTCGCTCCAGAAATCTGCTGTGACGTTGAAGCCCCATTCTGAGGAGTTTCGTTTGTTGCTGCCCCAAAAGGGACTCCGATGGATACAGATTATGTGTCGTCCAGAACGACTAGAGAATGGCGATGTGGCTTGGTATGGGGTGGTGGTTGATATTAGCGATCGCAAGCAAACCGAAGCCAAACTCCAACGTACCAACGAAGAGCTGATCCGTGCAACACGCATGAAAGATGAATTCCTGGCTAATATGAGTCACGAGCTGCGCACACCGCTCAATGCCATTCTGGGCATGACCGAAGGCTTAGAGGAAGGTATTTTTGGTGAAGTAAATGAACGTCAGCTAAATGCGATAAATATTACTAACAAGAGTGGTTCACATTTGTTGGAGCTGATTAACGAAATTCTTGACTTAGCGAAGATTGAGTCAGGTCAAGTCGAACTGGTCTATGCCGAAGTTTCAGTCCTATATCTTTGCGAGTCTAGTTTGACTTTTGTTAGGCAACAAGCCATGAAACAAAATGTGCATCTCCATCTAAAAGTGCCCTCACACCTCCCTAATATTGAAGTCGATGAACGTCGCATGCGCCAGGTGTTGATCAACCTCCTGAATAATGCGGTGAAATTCACCCCTGAAGGCGGGCACGTCACACTCATCGTTGAGCCAATCCCAGCGAACATAACCCATGATCAGGATTATCTAAAATTGACGATCGCCGATACAGGAATTGGGATCGCTCCAGAGAATCTACCAAAACTATTTCAGCCATTTATCCAAATCGACAGTTCCCTGAATCGGCAATATGAGGGAACAGGTCTGGGCTTGGCACTGGTCAAACAGATTGTAGAACTGCATGGCGGCGACGTTACCATCACTAGCGAGCTGAATGTTGGCAGTCATTTTATGATTGAGCTTCCCTATTCCACCTTTAGCCGTGAGGGTTCGGCAAATAGCCAAGCGGCATCAGACTTGAGTCTACCGATGCCCGAAATTAGCAGTCCAAAGGTCTCACCACTGCTCTTGCTAGCTGAAGATAATGAGGCAAGTATCCAAACAATATCAAGTTATCTGGCAGCCAAAGGGTATCGTTTAGCAGTAGCTCAAAATGGAGAAGCCGCGATCGAACTAGCCCAGTCAGAGTTGCCTGACCTGATTTTGATGGATATTCAGATGCCGGGGATGGATGGCTTAGTGGCAACGCAGCATATCCGCCAGATCTCAGCCCTGTCTCAGACGCCGATCGTTGCCCTAACCGCATTGGCGATGGAAGGGGATGAGGAGCGTTGTTTGGCAGCGGGGGCCGATCGCTATATGAGTAAGCCCATCCGACTTAGACAGTTGGCGCTTTTGATTCAGGAATTACTCAACCCATGTGGTTCATAA
- a CDS encoding AarF/UbiB family protein has product MPHQTNAGTLTEVNSSASALVTAEEDIFLRYNPEAISAYYSTRPWQVAGRSKEVFGSLSRYFGAVWLDKKWGREDEPTQRRRAIELRDLLTKLGPAFIKIGQAVSTRPDLVPPIYLEELSKLQDQIPPFDNEIAFRYIEEALGARPEEIFVELSESPIAAASLGQVYKGRLKTGESVAVKVQRPGLAELITLDVYILRGISAWAMKKFPAIRSDLVGILDEFAERIFEEMDYTHEGRNAERFDQLYSYMPEIYVPEIYWDYTSRRVLTMEWIEGTKLTQIDAIMAQGIDATALIEVGVQCSLRQLLEHGFFHADPHPGNLLAMPDGRLAYLDFGMMSQMEPYQRYGLIEAIVHLVNRDFESLASDYVKLEFLSPEVDLTPIIPAFAQVFSEAMTSSVSEINIKTITDKLSELMYEYPFKVPAYFALIIRSLVTLEGIAINIDPEFKVLTKAYPYVAKRLLTDPAPELRSSLKSLLFRGEEFRWNRLENLLNNAKGSREYDLSRSLDQSIDYLFSERGDDIRNRLAEELIRMIDGFGQSWLGSLQLSLGQRFGFAVDEAQPSPEADQAMGHVQRIWGILQETEGVDPNQILPVLPKLLFKPEAQELGQRVANGVAQRALARFVREIFLRDEAANAMENH; this is encoded by the coding sequence ATGCCCCACCAGACTAACGCTGGAACCCTGACTGAAGTGAATTCATCCGCCTCGGCGCTCGTGACAGCGGAGGAAGATATTTTCCTGCGTTACAATCCCGAGGCAATTTCGGCATATTACAGTACGCGCCCGTGGCAGGTGGCCGGTCGCTCCAAAGAGGTGTTTGGCTCACTGTCCCGTTACTTTGGCGCAGTGTGGCTCGATAAGAAGTGGGGGCGCGAAGATGAGCCAACCCAGCGACGCCGGGCGATCGAGCTGCGTGATCTCCTCACTAAGCTGGGTCCGGCATTTATCAAGATTGGTCAGGCGGTCTCCACCCGCCCGGATCTAGTACCACCGATCTATCTTGAAGAACTTTCCAAGCTGCAAGACCAGATCCCGCCGTTTGATAACGAAATTGCCTTTCGCTATATCGAAGAAGCCTTGGGGGCGCGGCCCGAGGAAATTTTTGTGGAGTTGTCCGAGTCGCCGATCGCGGCGGCTTCCTTGGGGCAAGTGTATAAAGGGCGCTTGAAAACCGGCGAATCGGTTGCCGTTAAAGTTCAGCGTCCCGGTTTGGCCGAGCTAATTACCCTCGATGTTTACATTCTGCGGGGGATCTCGGCTTGGGCGATGAAAAAATTTCCGGCGATTCGGAGTGATCTCGTCGGGATTCTCGATGAATTTGCTGAGCGGATTTTCGAGGAGATGGACTACACCCACGAAGGACGGAATGCGGAACGGTTTGATCAGCTATACAGCTACATGCCCGAAATTTATGTCCCGGAAATTTACTGGGATTACACGTCGCGTCGCGTGTTGACGATGGAGTGGATTGAGGGGACAAAGCTGACCCAAATCGATGCCATCATGGCCCAGGGGATTGATGCAACGGCCCTGATCGAGGTGGGTGTGCAATGTTCCCTACGGCAACTATTGGAGCATGGCTTCTTCCATGCTGATCCCCATCCGGGCAACTTACTGGCGATGCCTGATGGGCGGTTAGCCTACCTCGACTTCGGCATGATGAGTCAAATGGAGCCGTATCAGCGATATGGCTTAATTGAAGCGATCGTGCATCTGGTCAATCGCGATTTTGAATCCTTAGCGAGTGACTACGTGAAGCTGGAGTTCCTATCCCCTGAAGTGGATTTGACGCCAATCATTCCAGCATTCGCGCAGGTGTTTAGTGAAGCGATGACCTCTAGCGTTTCCGAAATCAATATCAAAACCATTACGGATAAGCTTTCAGAATTGATGTATGAATACCCGTTTAAGGTGCCAGCTTACTTTGCGCTGATTATTCGATCGCTCGTCACGCTGGAGGGGATTGCGATTAATATTGATCCCGAATTTAAGGTGCTAACCAAAGCCTATCCCTATGTGGCAAAGCGCTTGTTGACTGACCCTGCCCCAGAATTACGTTCATCGTTGAAGAGTTTACTGTTTCGCGGTGAAGAATTCCGTTGGAATCGGTTGGAAAATCTGCTGAATAATGCCAAGGGTAGCCGTGAGTATGACCTAAGTCGATCGCTTGATCAGTCGATCGATTATCTGTTCTCAGAGCGGGGTGATGACATTCGAAACCGTCTCGCGGAAGAACTGATCCGTATGATCGATGGGTTTGGGCAAAGCTGGCTGGGCAGTCTTCAGTTGAGCCTGGGGCAGCGGTTTGGCTTTGCCGTGGACGAAGCGCAGCCTTCTCCCGAGGCGGATCAAGCCATGGGACATGTGCAAAGGATTTGGGGTATCTTGCAGGAAACGGAGGGCGTTGATCCGAACCAAATCCTCCCTGTTTTACCGAAGCTACTGTTTAAGCCCGAAGCCCAGGAACTGGGGCAGCGTGTCGCAAATGGTGTGGCCCAGCGGGCCCTGGCAAGATTTGTGCGCGAGATTTTCCTGCGGGATGAAGCCGCCAATGCAATGGAGAACCATTAA
- a CDS encoding photosystem II S4 domain protein, whose translation MLPKDEILKGAENPETLVKIIDRAEQAIKTWEIVPTDFLSPPELAEAQRAFSRLTEVELVAWGGYPQAERQRLAIARTDLPLDTESVELAAISIAGNFLFDSATHRDFLGSLLGTGIVREKVGDLIVLGERGAQAIVVPELVEFLEDSLNQVRSVPVKTKQIGLDELKIREPKKKEMVTTEASMRLDAIASAGFGMSRSKMVDMIGSGDVRVNWKETKSASSVVKTGDLVAIRGKGRLEIGEVMITKKQRYRVNLTRLV comes from the coding sequence ATGCTGCCGAAGGACGAAATACTGAAAGGGGCCGAGAATCCAGAAACCCTGGTCAAAATTATCGATCGGGCGGAGCAGGCAATCAAAACCTGGGAAATCGTGCCGACGGATTTTCTGTCACCGCCAGAACTTGCCGAGGCCCAACGAGCATTTAGTCGATTAACGGAAGTTGAGCTAGTGGCTTGGGGTGGCTATCCTCAGGCGGAACGGCAGCGATTGGCGATTGCCCGCACGGATCTCCCCCTCGATACCGAAAGCGTCGAGCTTGCTGCTATCAGCATTGCTGGTAATTTCTTGTTCGACTCCGCTACCCACCGCGATTTCCTCGGGTCACTGCTCGGAACGGGAATTGTGCGGGAGAAAGTGGGTGATCTAATTGTATTGGGAGAACGCGGTGCCCAGGCGATAGTCGTCCCTGAGCTCGTGGAATTTCTGGAAGACAGTCTGAATCAGGTGCGATCGGTACCCGTCAAAACGAAGCAAATTGGCCTGGATGAGCTGAAGATTCGGGAGCCGAAGAAAAAAGAAATGGTGACGACGGAAGCCTCGATGCGGTTAGACGCGATCGCTTCTGCCGGGTTTGGCATGTCCCGCAGCAAAATGGTGGATATGATTGGCTCCGGCGATGTGCGGGTGAATTGGAAGGAAACTAAATCAGCCAGTTCCGTCGTGAAGACCGGCGATTTGGTCGCAATTCGGGGCAAAGGTCGGTTAGAGATTGGCGAAGTGATGATTACGAAGAAACAACGATATCGCGTGAATCTGACCCGACTGGTCTAA